The following proteins come from a genomic window of Lycium ferocissimum isolate CSIRO_LF1 chromosome 4, AGI_CSIRO_Lferr_CH_V1, whole genome shotgun sequence:
- the LOC132054881 gene encoding uncharacterized protein LOC132054881 isoform X2, which translates to MQSVHGRSERKLIVLNELHQPIGPTEAIVKELGSFLGTLARNGTFCPLNVFKWKKLKTHDDMWNYTMEKYDIPKVAKEWALRTIQLAWRKYKNGLKKKHYYRYANDEIRMAKRPKEVSNLNLRLSSNIGTPMRLKKNTENRKKLRYPHTVGKTSFAIIREENPEALSSKEFFVATRRRKPGRVYKDSYEDTASKIAEMERIETQESEDGSQSVDAYVSVMGPDHPGRVRLYGRGVTKTLLKRESGGSGLSSNVTDEMEKKMEEIEERMQQRMQEKFNAQKDTMEQDITMKVIAKIQQLNPEFRLDPNMLRFSVRSPGEASSTPGNNQGVENEEREGDNEHVDLT; encoded by the exons ATGCAAAGTGTACATGGACGGAGTGAGCGCAAACTGATCGTGCTAAATGAGTTACACCAACCCATTGGTCCTACTGAAGCAATTGTGAAAGAGTTGGGTAGCTTCCTCGGCACATTGGCAAGGAATGGGACCTTCTGTCCTCTGAATGTGTTTaaatggaagaaattgaagaCACATGATGATATGTGGAACTATACCATG GAGAAATATGACATTCCTAAAGTTGCGAAAGAATGGGCTTTGCGAACAATTCAACTTGCTTGGAGAAAGTATAAGAATGGGTTGAAGAAGAAACACTACTATCGCTATGCCAATGACGAAATTCGAATGGCAAAAAGGCCTAAAGAAGTTTCGAATCTCAATTTAAGGCTCTCCTCGAATATTGGAACTCCGATGCGGCTCAA AAAAAATACAGAGAATCGAAAAAAGTTGAGGTATCCACACACTGTTGGCAAAACAAGTTTTGCTATAATCCGTGAG gaaaatcctGAAGCTTTGTCAAGTAAGGAGTTTTTTGTGGCTACTAGAAGAAGGAAACCAGGCCGAGTATACAAGGACTCATATGAAGATACGGCTAGCAAAATA GCTGAAATGGAGAGAATAGAAACTCAAGAAAGTGAAGATGGCAGTCAATCAGTTGACGCATATGTATCAGTAATGGGACCTGATCATCCAGGTCGAGTAAGATTGTATGGACGTGGGGTTACCAAGACTCTCTTGAAACGAGAAAGCGGCGGATCCGGACTCTCTTCAAATGTTACTgatgaaatggagaaaaaaatggaggagatAGAAGAGAGGATGCAACAAAGAATGCAGGAAAAATTCAACGCGCAAAAGGATACCATGGAACAAGATATTACAATGAAAGTCATTGCAAAAATTCAGCAGCTAAATCCAGAATTCCGACTTGATCCTAATATGTTAAGGTTCAGTGTTCGCTCACCCGGAGAAGCTTCCTCTACACCTGGTAACAATCAAG
- the LOC132054881 gene encoding uncharacterized protein LOC132054881 isoform X1 → MQSVHGRSERKLIVLNELHQPIGPTEAIVKELGSFLGTLARNGTFCPLNVFKWKKLKTHDDMWNYTMEKYDIPKVAKEWALRTIQLAWRKYKNGLKKKHYYRYANDEIRMAKRPKEVSNLNLRLSSNIGTPMRLKKNTENRKKLRYPHTVGKTSFAIIREKKKKENPEALSSKEFFVATRRRKPGRVYKDSYEDTASKIAEMERIETQESEDGSQSVDAYVSVMGPDHPGRVRLYGRGVTKTLLKRESGGSGLSSNVTDEMEKKMEEIEERMQQRMQEKFNAQKDTMEQDITMKVIAKIQQLNPEFRLDPNMLRFSVRSPGEASSTPGNNQGVENEEREGDNEHVDLT, encoded by the exons ATGCAAAGTGTACATGGACGGAGTGAGCGCAAACTGATCGTGCTAAATGAGTTACACCAACCCATTGGTCCTACTGAAGCAATTGTGAAAGAGTTGGGTAGCTTCCTCGGCACATTGGCAAGGAATGGGACCTTCTGTCCTCTGAATGTGTTTaaatggaagaaattgaagaCACATGATGATATGTGGAACTATACCATG GAGAAATATGACATTCCTAAAGTTGCGAAAGAATGGGCTTTGCGAACAATTCAACTTGCTTGGAGAAAGTATAAGAATGGGTTGAAGAAGAAACACTACTATCGCTATGCCAATGACGAAATTCGAATGGCAAAAAGGCCTAAAGAAGTTTCGAATCTCAATTTAAGGCTCTCCTCGAATATTGGAACTCCGATGCGGCTCAA AAAAAATACAGAGAATCGAAAAAAGTTGAGGTATCCACACACTGTTGGCAAAACAAGTTTTGCTATAATCCGTGAG aaaaaaaagaaggaaaatcctGAAGCTTTGTCAAGTAAGGAGTTTTTTGTGGCTACTAGAAGAAGGAAACCAGGCCGAGTATACAAGGACTCATATGAAGATACGGCTAGCAAAATA GCTGAAATGGAGAGAATAGAAACTCAAGAAAGTGAAGATGGCAGTCAATCAGTTGACGCATATGTATCAGTAATGGGACCTGATCATCCAGGTCGAGTAAGATTGTATGGACGTGGGGTTACCAAGACTCTCTTGAAACGAGAAAGCGGCGGATCCGGACTCTCTTCAAATGTTACTgatgaaatggagaaaaaaatggaggagatAGAAGAGAGGATGCAACAAAGAATGCAGGAAAAATTCAACGCGCAAAAGGATACCATGGAACAAGATATTACAATGAAAGTCATTGCAAAAATTCAGCAGCTAAATCCAGAATTCCGACTTGATCCTAATATGTTAAGGTTCAGTGTTCGCTCACCCGGAGAAGCTTCCTCTACACCTGGTAACAATCAAG